From Cronobacter turicensis z3032, the proteins below share one genomic window:
- the kpsS gene encoding Capsule polysaccharide export protein kpsS produces MNRSALDTLLSGQKYLLLQGPMGPFFRDLGNWLESKGREARQVIFNGGDRFYCRKEKSLPYQGTPEGFGAWLAATRSTWSFDTLVCFGDCRPLHQAARRWAQTLGIRFLVFEEGYLRPCFITLEENGVNGFSGLPREAGFYRTLPFLPVPDVRRIAPSLLRRISHAAWYYLMGCYHRRAFPGYQHHKCFSPWYEGACWTRAALRKIWYRCTERRIRRSLASQYRGRYFLALLQVFNDSQLRHHSDYGDMCDFIEETIGSFARGALASRMLVIKHHPMDRGHRLYRSLINALCKRYGVSGRVVYVHDLPLPELLSNAAGVVTINSTAGISALIHNKPLKVMGKALYDMEGLTFQGPLDAFWKTPFRPDHQLFSTFRYYLMHKTQLNMVFYSRENPFVGL; encoded by the coding sequence ATGAACCGCAGCGCCCTTGATACTCTGCTTTCCGGCCAGAAATACCTGCTTTTGCAAGGGCCGATGGGGCCGTTTTTTCGTGACCTCGGCAACTGGCTGGAAAGCAAAGGCCGCGAGGCCAGACAGGTTATTTTCAACGGAGGCGATCGGTTTTACTGCCGCAAGGAGAAAAGCTTGCCGTATCAAGGCACGCCGGAGGGTTTTGGCGCGTGGCTTGCCGCAACGCGAAGCACGTGGTCATTTGATACGCTGGTCTGCTTCGGCGACTGCCGACCGCTACACCAGGCCGCCCGCCGCTGGGCGCAAACGCTGGGGATTCGTTTTCTGGTTTTTGAAGAGGGCTATTTGCGCCCGTGTTTTATCACGCTTGAAGAGAATGGGGTGAATGGGTTTTCCGGGCTGCCGCGGGAGGCAGGGTTTTATCGTACTCTGCCTTTTCTGCCAGTCCCTGATGTGCGACGCATCGCCCCTTCGCTCCTCAGGCGTATTAGTCACGCGGCCTGGTATTATCTGATGGGCTGTTATCATCGCCGTGCGTTTCCGGGCTACCAGCACCACAAATGTTTCTCGCCCTGGTATGAAGGCGCCTGCTGGACGCGCGCCGCCCTACGGAAGATCTGGTATCGCTGTACGGAGCGCCGCATACGACGTTCACTGGCCTCGCAGTATCGCGGACGATACTTTCTCGCCCTGCTACAGGTTTTTAACGACAGCCAGCTACGGCACCACAGCGATTACGGCGATATGTGTGATTTTATTGAGGAGACGATCGGCTCATTTGCACGCGGAGCTTTAGCCTCGCGAATGCTGGTCATCAAGCACCATCCGATGGACAGAGGGCACCGGCTTTACCGTTCGCTGATTAACGCCCTGTGCAAGCGCTATGGCGTGAGCGGGCGAGTGGTTTATGTGCACGATCTGCCTTTACCAGAGTTGCTGAGCAATGCGGCAGGCGTCGTGACCATCAACAGTACGGCGGGGATCTCAGCGCTCATTCACAATAAACCCCTGAAGGTAATGGGAAAGGCGCTGTATGATATGGAAGGGTTAACGTTTCAGGGGCCTCTGGATGCGTTCTGGAAAACGCCCTTTCGACCCGATCACCAGTTGTTTTCCACGTTTCGCTATTATCTGATGCATAAAACGCAGCTTAATATGGTGTTTTACAGCCGTGAAAACCCGTTCGTCGGGTTATAA
- the kpsC gene encoding Capsule polysaccharide export protein kpsC — translation MVTGIFSKGIWRIPGLAHLLPMPCRKLTPRRAIPDDITAIAVWGHRPSAAAAEARARQAGRAVIRLEDGFIRSAGPAVHGHPPLSLVIDYDGIYYDASKQSTLEKLIQDRPGNDAHCEAAQEAMRLIVQGDLAKYNHAPPFDGAPETRAVLVVDQTAGDMSVTLGNASAASFRLMLEVACAENPGAEIWVKTHPDVVSGHKRGYLRDMCADGRVRQIAQDASPQSLLRCVERVYTVTSHYGFEALMAGKPVVCFGQPWYAGWGLTDDRHPAAATLAARRGKATLLTLFSAAYLRYARYLNPQTGEPGTLFDVLSWLTLQRRHQLALRGTLWTPGLTLWKRSIVKPFLATPYNRLRFMRRVPQADACVVWGTAGEARWQVAAQAHGLPVWRMEDAFLRSAGLGSDLFAPLSLVLDKRGLYYDATRASDLEVALSEAHLTPAQEMRAERLRQQIIENGVSKYNAGGAWRLPSSAWGRRVLLVPGQVSDDASLAGGTKDIRTLTALLRLVRARNPRAYIVFKAHPDVAAGNRSGEPSEQDALRWADCLATQADIAGVLEQVDEVHTLTSLTGFEALLRGKTVYCYGMPFYAGWGLTHDEYTCPRRTRRLTLNALIHATLIDYPFYLHPTRKTPMSAEEAVARLSVSPARRRALQRRRKTLMRLANKARNLFHALF, via the coding sequence ATGGTAACCGGTATTTTCTCGAAGGGCATCTGGCGCATTCCCGGCTTAGCGCATCTGCTGCCAATGCCTTGCCGGAAACTCACGCCGCGCCGGGCTATCCCGGACGATATTACGGCTATCGCCGTCTGGGGTCATCGCCCCAGCGCGGCGGCGGCCGAGGCTCGCGCCCGTCAGGCCGGGCGTGCGGTTATCCGTCTGGAAGATGGCTTTATCCGTTCTGCCGGTCCGGCGGTACATGGTCATCCGCCGCTTTCACTGGTTATCGATTACGATGGCATCTACTACGACGCCAGTAAGCAAAGCACGCTGGAGAAACTGATTCAGGATCGGCCCGGCAACGACGCGCACTGTGAGGCGGCGCAGGAGGCGATGCGGCTTATCGTGCAGGGTGATCTGGCGAAGTATAACCACGCGCCGCCCTTTGACGGCGCGCCAGAGACCCGCGCGGTGCTGGTGGTGGATCAGACCGCAGGCGATATGTCGGTCACGCTCGGCAATGCCAGCGCAGCCTCGTTCCGCCTGATGCTGGAGGTTGCCTGCGCCGAAAACCCTGGCGCCGAAATATGGGTAAAAACACATCCTGACGTCGTGAGCGGCCATAAGCGCGGCTATCTGCGCGACATGTGCGCGGATGGCCGCGTCCGACAGATAGCCCAGGATGCCAGCCCGCAGTCGCTGCTGCGGTGCGTGGAGCGCGTCTACACCGTGACGTCGCACTACGGCTTTGAAGCGCTGATGGCGGGCAAACCGGTGGTCTGCTTCGGCCAGCCCTGGTATGCCGGATGGGGGCTGACGGACGACAGGCACCCGGCCGCGGCAACGCTTGCCGCACGGCGCGGCAAGGCCACGTTACTCACACTTTTCAGCGCCGCCTATTTACGCTACGCACGCTACCTCAATCCGCAAACCGGCGAGCCCGGCACGCTGTTTGATGTGCTGTCGTGGCTGACGTTGCAGCGCCGTCATCAACTGGCGCTGCGCGGTACGCTCTGGACGCCAGGGCTGACGCTCTGGAAACGCAGTATCGTGAAACCGTTTCTCGCCACGCCCTATAACCGGCTGCGCTTTATGCGCCGCGTGCCGCAGGCCGACGCCTGCGTGGTCTGGGGAACGGCAGGTGAAGCCCGCTGGCAGGTGGCGGCGCAGGCGCATGGTCTGCCCGTATGGCGAATGGAGGATGCGTTTCTGCGTTCGGCGGGTCTCGGCTCCGATCTCTTTGCCCCGCTTTCACTGGTGCTGGATAAACGCGGCCTCTATTACGACGCCACGCGCGCAAGCGATCTGGAAGTCGCCCTTAGCGAGGCGCATCTGACGCCCGCGCAGGAGATGCGCGCCGAACGCCTGCGTCAGCAAATAATCGAAAACGGCGTCAGTAAATACAATGCCGGCGGCGCATGGCGGCTGCCGTCATCGGCATGGGGCCGCCGCGTTCTGCTGGTGCCGGGCCAGGTGAGCGATGACGCTTCGCTGGCCGGCGGTACGAAGGATATCCGCACGCTCACGGCCTTGCTGCGTCTCGTTCGCGCCCGAAACCCGCGGGCGTATATCGTTTTCAAAGCGCACCCGGATGTGGCCGCCGGTAACCGATCGGGCGAGCCCAGTGAACAAGACGCGCTGCGCTGGGCCGATTGCCTCGCGACACAGGCGGATATCGCCGGAGTGCTCGAACAGGTCGACGAGGTGCATACGCTCACCTCGCTGACCGGCTTTGAGGCGCTGCTGCGAGGTAAAACAGTTTACTGCTACGGCATGCCGTTCTATGCCGGATGGGGACTGACGCACGATGAATATACCTGTCCGCGCCGCACCCGGCGGCTCACGCTTAACGCGCTTATCCACGCGACGCTTATCGATTATCCCTTCTACCTGCACCCGACGCGTAAAACGCCGATGAGCGCCGAAGAGGCCGTCGCACGCCTCAGCGTGTCGCCTGCGCGACGCCGCGCGCTACAGCGCCGCCGGAAAACGCTTATGCGTCTGGCCAATAAAGCCCGCAATCTCTTTCACGCTCTTTTTTAA
- the kpsD gene encoding Polysialic acid transport protein kpsD, translating into MTGAAPILTPTSSAPVSADGFDNTPPPAPATVMSRMFGAQLFTSQAAEGGASIAFNPNYVIGLGDTIQVRLWGAFAYDGTLTVDPKGNIFLPNVGPLKVAGVTNSQLNTLVIMRVKEVYQSNVNVYASLLQAQPVKVFVTGYVRTPGLYGGVASDSLLSYLSKAGGVDSDRGSYVDITVKRGQKTRSHVNLYDFLLNGSLSLSQFADGDTIIVGPRQHTFGVEGDVFNSYDFEFTDERISVAEALRWARPKPGATHVTLVRQQGAMKQSEYFPIGEAASRTLQDGDRMVVSSDRYTGTIQVRVEGAHSGEHAMVLPYGATMRQVLAKLRPNTMSQLNAIKLYRRSVALRQKEMLDLSLQKLEQASLSAQSSTQEESRLRMQEAQLVSRFVAKARTVVPQGEVVLSENNLDSVLLEDGDVITIPEKTSLVMVHGEVLFPNAVTWEKGLDPEDYIAKCGGMTQKASGAKVIVIRQNGAALDAEEVDEMQPGDELMVLPKYESKNIEVTRGISTILYQLAVAAKVILTL; encoded by the coding sequence CTGACAGGCGCAGCGCCGATACTCACGCCTACGTCATCCGCGCCGGTTAGCGCCGACGGTTTTGATAACACCCCGCCGCCCGCGCCTGCCACGGTGATGAGCCGTATGTTCGGCGCGCAGCTCTTTACGTCACAGGCCGCAGAGGGCGGCGCCAGCATCGCTTTTAACCCCAACTATGTGATTGGCCTCGGCGATACCATCCAGGTGCGTTTATGGGGCGCATTCGCCTATGACGGCACGTTAACCGTCGATCCGAAAGGCAATATCTTCCTGCCAAACGTCGGCCCGCTGAAGGTCGCTGGCGTCACTAACAGCCAGCTCAATACGCTGGTAATCATGCGCGTGAAAGAGGTTTATCAATCCAACGTAAATGTCTACGCCTCGCTGCTCCAGGCGCAACCGGTGAAAGTATTCGTGACGGGCTACGTCCGCACGCCGGGGCTGTATGGCGGCGTGGCGTCCGATTCCCTGCTCTCTTACCTCAGCAAAGCGGGCGGCGTGGACAGCGATCGCGGCAGCTATGTGGACATCACCGTCAAACGCGGCCAGAAAACGCGCTCCCACGTCAATCTGTATGACTTCCTGCTCAACGGTAGCCTTAGCCTGTCGCAGTTTGCTGACGGCGACACCATTATCGTCGGCCCGCGCCAGCATACTTTCGGCGTCGAGGGCGATGTTTTTAACAGCTATGACTTTGAGTTCACCGATGAGCGTATCTCTGTCGCCGAAGCGCTGCGCTGGGCGCGGCCTAAACCGGGCGCCACGCATGTCACGCTGGTGCGCCAGCAAGGCGCGATGAAACAGAGCGAATACTTCCCGATTGGCGAGGCCGCCAGCCGCACGCTTCAGGATGGCGACAGAATGGTGGTCAGCTCTGACCGCTATACCGGCACCATTCAGGTACGTGTGGAAGGCGCGCATTCCGGGGAACACGCGATGGTGCTGCCTTACGGCGCCACGATGCGTCAGGTGCTGGCGAAACTGCGCCCGAATACCATGTCGCAGCTAAACGCCATCAAGCTTTACCGCCGCTCGGTCGCGCTGCGTCAGAAAGAGATGCTGGATCTGTCGCTGCAAAAGCTCGAACAGGCCTCGCTCTCCGCGCAGTCATCTACCCAGGAAGAATCGCGCCTGCGTATGCAGGAGGCGCAACTGGTGAGTCGCTTCGTGGCGAAAGCCCGTACCGTGGTGCCTCAGGGCGAAGTGGTGCTGAGCGAAAACAACCTTGATTCGGTGCTGCTGGAGGATGGCGACGTGATTACCATCCCGGAGAAAACCTCTCTTGTAATGGTGCATGGCGAGGTCCTGTTCCCCAACGCGGTGACCTGGGAGAAAGGGCTCGATCCTGAGGATTACATCGCTAAATGCGGCGGCATGACGCAAAAAGCCAGCGGTGCGAAAGTCATCGTGATTCGTCAGAACGGCGCGGCGCTGGATGCCGAAGAGGTCGATGAGATGCAGCCGGGCGACGAGCTGATGGTGCTGCCGAAGTATGAGTCGAAAAATATCGAAGTGACGCGCGGGATCTCGACCATTCTGTACCAGCTGGCCGTCGCAGCAAAAGTTATCCTGACGCTGTAA
- the kpsE gene encoding Capsule polysaccharide export inner-membrane protein kpsE has product MHEINGNHTVLIKITRFSAWIRRQDISRLLILFQRHSAKIVIGAPFLLLVVYLLIFSQPRYVSESQIAIKRASDIDSGSLNIGLLMGASNPSSAEDALYLKEYLHSPDLLTVLDKQLNFRQAFGASGLDLFYHLSSGATTEEFLDYYRHRITIDYDNKNGLLTIQTQGFTPQFALRFNQAVLKESERFINELSHHIARDQQTFAEGELEKARQRLDASKSALLAFQNRNQMLDPQASAVAASSAVNNLTEQKIRQETELRTLLTYLREDAPPVITTKNTLASINAQIEKEKNNITAPEGNRLNRVAADFEELKSRVTFDTDLYQLALTAIEKTRVESARKLKSLAVISSPQLAEEARYPETLYLLASCLLICGLLFGTLKLLLAIIDDHRA; this is encoded by the coding sequence ATTCATGAAATTAATGGTAATCACACTGTGCTCATTAAAATAACGCGTTTTTCAGCATGGATACGGCGTCAGGACATTTCCCGCCTGCTTATTTTGTTCCAGCGCCACAGCGCGAAAATCGTCATCGGCGCTCCGTTTTTATTGCTGGTCGTTTACCTGCTTATTTTCAGCCAGCCGCGTTATGTGAGCGAATCGCAAATCGCCATTAAGCGCGCCAGCGATATCGACAGCGGTAGCCTCAATATTGGCCTGCTGATGGGCGCCTCCAACCCCAGCTCTGCCGAAGACGCGCTGTATCTGAAAGAGTATCTGCACTCGCCGGATCTCCTGACCGTGCTCGATAAGCAGCTTAATTTCAGGCAGGCGTTTGGCGCGAGCGGGCTGGATCTCTTTTATCACCTCTCCTCCGGGGCCACTACGGAGGAGTTTCTCGATTACTACCGCCACCGCATCACGATTGATTACGACAACAAAAACGGCCTGCTGACCATCCAGACGCAGGGCTTTACGCCGCAGTTCGCCCTGCGCTTCAACCAGGCGGTGCTGAAGGAGTCTGAGCGGTTTATCAACGAGCTTTCGCACCACATTGCCCGCGATCAGCAAACCTTTGCCGAAGGCGAGCTGGAAAAAGCCCGTCAGCGGCTCGATGCCAGCAAAAGCGCCCTGCTCGCCTTCCAGAATCGCAACCAGATGCTCGATCCGCAGGCTTCCGCTGTAGCGGCAAGCTCGGCGGTTAACAACCTTACGGAACAAAAAATCCGTCAGGAAACGGAGCTGCGCACCCTGCTGACTTATCTGCGTGAAGATGCCCCGCCGGTCATCACCACGAAAAACACGCTGGCCTCCATCAACGCGCAGATTGAGAAAGAGAAAAACAACATTACGGCCCCGGAAGGCAACCGCCTTAACCGCGTGGCGGCAGATTTCGAAGAACTTAAATCGCGCGTGACCTTCGACACCGACCTGTACCAGCTGGCGCTGACGGCCATCGAAAAAACGCGCGTGGAATCGGCCCGCAAGCTGAAAAGCCTGGCGGTTATCAGTTCTCCCCAGCTCGCTGAAGAAGCCCGCTACCCCGAGACGCTGTACCTGTTAGCCAGCTGTTTGCTGATCTGCGGTCTGCTGTTCGGCACGCTCAAACTGCTGCTGGCCATTATTGACGATCATCGTGCTTAA